One window from the genome of [Clostridium] celerecrescens 18A encodes:
- a CDS encoding carbohydrate ABC transporter permease: MKKKITVFFMYFLMIFTVIISVFPILWVIMSSFKTNAQILGNPFTLPTSISFEPYIYLFEKYDFLRYAVNSFLVCITSTLLSLLFFAMGAYVIGKYRFPGKSLIFALFTITLLVPSHSKAQPIFSLIMKINLYDNIWGLAVVYLSMGLAMSVFILKSTFMSIPSSLDEAARLEGAGFLRVFFQINLPLAKGGLATAGILMFLNNWNEFFYASLLTSSNKNRTLPVALQFFTESFSYDYTKLFAALTLVVLPGIILYALAQEQVQASVAASGVKG; the protein is encoded by the coding sequence ATGAAGAAAAAAATTACTGTGTTTTTTATGTATTTTCTTATGATATTTACCGTGATCATATCGGTCTTTCCGATCCTCTGGGTGATCATGTCATCCTTTAAAACAAATGCCCAGATTCTTGGAAATCCATTTACATTGCCGACTTCCATAAGTTTTGAACCATATATATACTTATTTGAGAAATATGATTTTCTACGGTACGCGGTCAATTCCTTTCTGGTCTGCATTACCTCAACGCTCCTGTCTCTGCTGTTCTTTGCCATGGGCGCTTATGTGATCGGAAAGTACCGTTTTCCGGGAAAATCCTTGATTTTTGCCTTGTTTACCATTACCCTTCTGGTCCCTTCCCATTCCAAGGCACAGCCCATCTTCTCCCTGATCATGAAGATAAATCTGTATGACAACATCTGGGGTCTGGCGGTGGTTTACTTATCCATGGGGCTTGCAATGTCCGTGTTTATCTTAAAATCCACCTTTATGTCCATTCCATCATCCTTAGATGAGGCGGCCAGGCTGGAAGGGGCAGGATTTCTCCGGGTATTTTTCCAGATCAATCTTCCTCTGGCAAAAGGAGGGCTTGCTACGGCCGGGATCCTTATGTTTTTGAATAACTGGAATGAATTTTTTTACGCTTCCCTGCTGACCTCTTCCAATAAGAACAGGACACTGCCGGTGGCGCTGCAATTTTTTACCGAATCATTTTCATATGACTACACAAAGCTGTTTGCTGCTTTGACCCTTGTCGTGCTTCCGGGCATTATTTTATATGCGCTGGCCCAGGAGCAGGTGCAGGCCAGCGTTGCGGCATCAGGAGTAAAAGGCTGA
- a CDS encoding carbohydrate ABC transporter permease, producing the protein MKAGKSNSTVLERRNYKWCYLFLLPSLLIFLLFYLSPILTVIATSFTKWDGFNKPVFIGLKNYIDLFHSKTFLISLKNLLAWSVIAATLHVGFGVLMAFVLYAKPKGWKFTRVIFMVPNVISAAAWAMIYKFIFNDDMGILNNLIRRFSPDFHVQWFFQSPYAFWAVTCTWIFYAVIVTLVVLNDLMAVPEEVVEAARVDGASPWQLTRHIMLPLCRNAIGTGVICSITSRIAMYEQIRLTTAGGPGDDTMNIPLILVNSISDMKYGYANANGMVMFALGLIILAAVNITFRMNDSIY; encoded by the coding sequence ATGAAAGCAGGAAAATCAAATTCCACTGTTTTGGAGAGAAGGAATTATAAGTGGTGCTACTTATTTTTGCTGCCCTCCCTCCTGATATTTTTACTGTTTTACTTATCACCAATTCTTACAGTAATCGCCACATCCTTTACCAAGTGGGATGGCTTTAACAAACCGGTATTCATTGGGCTCAAAAATTACATCGATCTTTTTCATTCCAAAACCTTCCTCATATCTTTGAAAAACCTTCTTGCCTGGTCCGTGATTGCAGCCACTCTTCATGTGGGATTCGGCGTGCTGATGGCATTTGTTCTGTATGCAAAGCCCAAAGGCTGGAAATTCACCAGGGTGATTTTTATGGTGCCTAACGTGATCTCAGCGGCTGCCTGGGCCATGATATATAAATTTATCTTCAATGACGATATGGGTATTTTAAATAACCTGATCCGAAGATTTTCTCCGGATTTTCATGTCCAATGGTTCTTTCAGTCACCATATGCATTCTGGGCAGTTACGTGCACCTGGATTTTTTATGCGGTGATTGTGACCCTGGTGGTATTAAATGATTTGATGGCGGTTCCGGAGGAAGTGGTGGAAGCCGCCAGGGTCGACGGGGCATCCCCGTGGCAGCTGACCCGTCATATCATGCTTCCGCTTTGCAGAAATGCCATTGGAACTGGAGTGATCTGTTCCATTACTTCCAGGATCGCCATGTATGAGCAGATCAGGCTGACGACCGCAGGCGGCCCTGGGGACGATACCATGAATATACCGTTAATTCTGGTCAATTCCATATCTGATATGAAATACGGATACGCCAATGCCAACGGTATGGTCATGTTTGCTTTGGGCCTAATTATTCTGGCAGCCGTCAATATTACATTCCGTATGAATGACAGCATCTATTAG
- a CDS encoding ABC transporter substrate-binding protein: MKRKLAGIMAAVMAAATVISGCSGGNSKTTAPGAGNSENASGKEIQMTFPTYLAGENVGAVFFLPEIERFNQKYAGKYKIVIEEVPQAQYAEKIKQLAQQNKLPAIVHAPGSGGIDLQWFKSVVLANGMAYDLSEFANANPEVKNNWIDDSMDYCTADGKLICKPLSVLKPVGLYYNNTMYKPEKAVKDMKLDEFMESIGDNKFAFQTAENAWTSGLLLTALIANQEGGETYLAQYVDDKLYDYNDAKIVSAISILQKLLQSNASANTIGAAYADAANAFMSKSAALICNGSWMASDFDEESADKWSNGFTGEEVTSDIYPGNFAIANPRVFGEFWIANTASDEEKELAKAFFAFRDSKEEIEQLVLTEGGVAPKLDYSDEFLKKQAENRILSQLAGSMDENTRYTASIFDVMPASVADTEFGKLLPKLADGTLTPEEFCSQLTQKAEEAKN; this comes from the coding sequence ATGAAAAGAAAATTGGCGGGGATTATGGCAGCTGTTATGGCTGCAGCAACGGTGATCAGCGGCTGTTCCGGTGGGAACAGTAAGACAACGGCACCAGGGGCAGGCAATTCTGAAAATGCATCGGGTAAGGAAATACAGATGACTTTTCCAACCTATCTGGCAGGTGAAAATGTAGGTGCTGTGTTTTTCCTTCCTGAAATAGAGCGGTTTAATCAGAAGTACGCAGGCAAGTATAAGATTGTGATCGAGGAGGTTCCTCAGGCCCAGTATGCGGAAAAGATTAAGCAATTGGCCCAGCAGAATAAGCTTCCAGCTATTGTCCACGCACCTGGCTCAGGTGGTATCGATCTTCAGTGGTTTAAGAGCGTTGTTCTAGCCAATGGCATGGCATATGACTTAAGCGAATTTGCAAATGCTAACCCGGAGGTAAAGAATAACTGGATTGATGACTCCATGGATTACTGCACCGCAGACGGAAAACTCATCTGCAAGCCTCTTTCCGTGTTAAAGCCTGTAGGGCTGTATTATAACAATACCATGTATAAGCCGGAAAAAGCCGTTAAGGATATGAAACTTGACGAGTTCATGGAAAGCATCGGAGATAATAAGTTTGCATTCCAGACTGCGGAAAACGCCTGGACATCAGGACTTCTCCTTACGGCCCTTATTGCCAATCAGGAGGGGGGAGAGACGTATCTGGCTCAGTACGTGGATGATAAACTGTATGATTACAACGATGCAAAGATCGTTTCCGCTATATCCATTCTGCAGAAACTCCTTCAGAGCAATGCATCAGCCAATACTATTGGCGCAGCTTACGCAGATGCAGCCAATGCATTTATGAGCAAGAGTGCTGCCCTTATATGCAACGGTTCCTGGATGGCCTCTGATTTTGATGAAGAATCAGCAGACAAGTGGTCAAATGGATTTACGGGTGAGGAAGTAACTTCAGATATTTATCCAGGAAACTTTGCTATTGCAAATCCAAGAGTATTCGGTGAATTCTGGATCGCAAATACCGCTTCTGATGAGGAAAAAGAACTGGCAAAAGCTTTCTTTGCTTTCCGTGATTCCAAGGAAGAAATCGAGCAGCTGGTACTGACCGAAGGCGGAGTGGCTCCGAAGCTTGATTACAGCGACGAATTTTTAAAGAAACAGGCAGAAAACCGCATCTTATCCCAGCTTGCCGGGAGCATGGATGAAAATACCAGATATACCGCATCTATTTTCGATGTGATGCCAGCTTCTGTTGCTGATACGGAATTTGGAAAGCTGCTTCCTAAGCTGGCAGATGGAACCCTTACACCGGAGGAATTTTGCAGCCAGTTGACTCAGAAGGCGGAAGAAGCGAAAAACTAA
- a CDS encoding LacI family DNA-binding transcriptional regulator: protein MAKSIYDVAQETGLSVSTVSRALNGYSDVSAKTRARVVEAAERLGYVPNTSAKNLSSKNKKNVALLICGLLEEAQSNEFMMNVIQGAYTYMMKHEINLAMYSIGKEEQEKKDFDTFCREYSLSGAVIMGLRITDPMVKSLPHSALPCVSIDIQLDGACTSAVMTDDRKAFEQVTQYVIDRGHRKLILVYGRKKSDVSIRRQQGYLDALEKNGIDPKSCKVIYTDFMEQKAYEGTKKLLKEYKEEAGTAFVCMSDLTAIGVLRAVQELGYQSPEDFSITGYDGNYFMKYIDPFITRINQNMWQKGYDAAKLLMKMVNDEKYSRVHMTKYFLEEGKSVKQL, encoded by the coding sequence ATGGCAAAATCAATTTATGACGTGGCACAGGAAACGGGATTATCAGTAAGTACTGTATCAAGAGCATTAAACGGATACAGTGATGTATCGGCCAAAACCAGGGCGCGCGTGGTGGAGGCAGCGGAAAGACTTGGATATGTCCCCAATACCAGTGCCAAAAATCTGTCTTCAAAGAACAAAAAGAATGTGGCTTTACTTATCTGCGGACTTTTGGAAGAGGCCCAGTCTAACGAGTTCATGATGAATGTTATCCAGGGAGCTTATACCTACATGATGAAGCATGAGATCAATCTGGCCATGTATTCCATTGGAAAGGAAGAACAGGAAAAAAAGGATTTTGACACATTTTGCAGAGAATATTCATTATCAGGAGCCGTAATTATGGGACTCAGGATAACGGATCCTATGGTAAAAAGCCTGCCTCACTCTGCCCTGCCCTGTGTGTCCATTGATATCCAGCTGGACGGAGCATGCACATCAGCAGTTATGACAGATGACAGAAAGGCGTTTGAGCAGGTCACCCAGTACGTGATCGATCGTGGACACCGGAAACTGATTCTTGTTTATGGGCGGAAAAAGTCCGATGTTTCCATCAGACGTCAACAGGGTTACTTAGATGCCCTTGAAAAGAACGGCATTGATCCCAAAAGCTGCAAAGTGATCTATACGGACTTTATGGAACAAAAAGCGTATGAAGGAACAAAGAAACTGCTGAAGGAATATAAAGAGGAGGCTGGGACTGCGTTTGTCTGCATGAGCGATTTAACGGCCATAGGAGTTTTAAGAGCAGTTCAGGAGCTGGGATATCAGAGCCCAGAAGATTTTTCCATTACCGGTTATGACGGCAACTACTTTATGAAATACATTGATCCTTTTATCACCCGCATCAACCAGAACATGTGGCAAAAAGGCTACGATGCGGCAAAGCTTCTCATGAAAATGGTAAATGACGAAAAGTATTCCAGAGTTCATATGACGAAATATTTTCTTGAAGAAGGCAAGAGTGTGAAGCAATTGTAA
- a CDS encoding CPBP family intramembrane glutamic endopeptidase: MLDYKRNPIPIILMLYAICFAFRTIEYFILRTDQTMIGEAFIHKLAGILLLGVSIPLFRYSWTEVGFSPVKALRNILLGALLGAVVFTLGYGIEILIQSSTDNFSGLKFYVTSYSVLGNRGMQSSILFIMICIAGNMINVIMEEGVFRGLFVRLAEEKHSFPAACILSSVLFGVWHIKQPLRNVIDGNQSVAGAFIAGLILVVTSTLLGIQYCMLYKLTGSLWAGMAAHFVNNTTSNLLHVVTTSGVDELLTVRITIAQTLSFLIVLFFYISRNRKE; encoded by the coding sequence ATGCTGGATTATAAACGAAACCCTATTCCAATCATTCTTATGCTCTATGCCATTTGCTTTGCATTCCGGACAATAGAATATTTCATACTCCGTACCGACCAGACAATGATCGGCGAAGCATTTATACATAAACTGGCCGGCATTCTACTGCTGGGGGTATCCATTCCACTATTCCGGTATTCATGGACAGAAGTAGGTTTTTCTCCTGTAAAGGCGCTGCGAAATATTTTATTAGGAGCATTGCTTGGCGCCGTTGTTTTTACTTTAGGCTATGGAATTGAAATACTGATTCAATCATCAACAGACAATTTTTCGGGACTTAAGTTTTACGTAACCAGCTATTCCGTTTTAGGAAACCGGGGGATGCAAAGCAGCATTCTGTTTATCATGATCTGTATCGCAGGAAATATGATCAATGTGATAATGGAAGAGGGAGTTTTCCGGGGACTGTTTGTCCGGCTGGCAGAAGAAAAGCATTCCTTTCCTGCCGCATGTATTCTGTCTTCCGTTCTCTTTGGAGTCTGGCATATCAAGCAGCCCTTAAGAAATGTAATAGACGGCAACCAGTCCGTGGCAGGTGCATTTATAGCCGGCCTGATTCTGGTCGTCACCAGTACTTTGCTTGGAATTCAGTACTGTATGCTTTATAAGCTTACAGGTTCCCTGTGGGCAGGAATGGCAGCTCATTTTGTGAATAACACCACGTCCAATCTGCTGCACGTAGTCACAACTTCCGGCGTGGATGAACTACTGACTGTCCGCATTACCATTGCACAAACCCTATCATTTCTCATAGTACTTTTCTTTTATATCTCTCGTAACAGAAAAGAATAG
- a CDS encoding peptidoglycan recognition protein family protein, which produces MEVQKLLTPYNYSNGQIDRIKYIVIHYVGALGGAEANCKYYASQYIGASAHYFVGFSGEIWQSVEDIDIAWHCGAKTYTHPECRNSNSLGIELCVRNNGSQSDTSRDWYFEDATVEAAAQLTKELMKQYNVPADHVIRHYDVTGKICPNPYVYNHTKHTWDSFKEALAEEQHKSGWIEEEDGWRFYLGNTGNYVTNDWYKDGENWYWFDGAGFMVKDTWKTGSDGKWYYLNNNGSMAENQWIIWKEELYRVTEDGSMFEGEMNLSTDEKGALHIV; this is translated from the coding sequence ATGGAAGTTCAAAAACTATTGACACCATACAATTATAGCAACGGTCAGATTGACCGGATAAAATATATTGTAATTCACTATGTAGGAGCTCTCGGAGGAGCAGAAGCAAACTGTAAATATTACGCCTCCCAATACATTGGAGCCAGCGCCCATTATTTTGTCGGATTCAGCGGAGAAATATGGCAATCCGTTGAAGACATAGATATTGCATGGCATTGCGGAGCAAAAACATATACCCATCCGGAATGCCGCAACAGCAACAGCCTGGGAATAGAGCTCTGTGTCAGGAACAATGGAAGTCAGTCAGATACAAGCAGAGACTGGTATTTTGAAGATGCAACAGTAGAAGCCGCTGCTCAGCTGACAAAAGAACTGATGAAACAGTACAACGTTCCGGCGGATCATGTTATCCGCCATTATGATGTAACGGGAAAAATCTGTCCCAATCCTTATGTATACAATCATACCAAACATACCTGGGATAGTTTTAAAGAAGCACTGGCAGAAGAGCAGCATAAATCCGGATGGATTGAAGAAGAGGATGGCTGGAGATTCTACTTAGGGAATACCGGAAATTATGTTACAAACGATTGGTATAAGGACGGAGAAAACTGGTACTGGTTCGATGGTGCCGGATTTATGGTAAAAGATACATGGAAAACCGGGTCAGATGGCAAATGGTATTATCTAAATAACAACGGTTCTATGGCAGAAAACCAGTGGATCATTTGGAAAGAAGAGCTATACCGGGTTACGGAAGACGGAAGCATGTTTGAAGGAGAAATGAATCTGAGCACTGATGAAAAAGGTGCCCTGCATATTGTCTGA
- a CDS encoding DUF6774 domain-containing protein yields MQPCELVILISTMACRIAEGRSADEIALISSIFSQLGDTLSTISAYQDLCCENDEEEDTN; encoded by the coding sequence ATGCAACCCTGCGAACTTGTAATTCTTATATCTACCATGGCCTGCCGTATCGCCGAGGGCCGGTCTGCTGATGAAATCGCTTTGATAAGTTCCATATTTTCACAGCTTGGTGACACACTGAGTACCATTTCTGCCTATCAGGATCTCTGTTGTGAAAACGATGAAGAAGAGGACACCAACTGA
- a CDS encoding AI-2E family transporter, protein MEELLKRKQIRVFLSSLLLAMLVIIFYKIVMNVSDVMIWLKSSTKVLIPFFYGFVIAYLLNIPCSALERRLNRLKSSPFQKRSRGISVFIIYALFISVVVLVINKGIPLLQRSILDFITNFNTYYNNAIMAVEQLPLEKFGLSDKLGEILPPQTAWKNVLERIGLKEIMGSLNAVLGVTSHIFSGFITIVSSVYFLLETHNVKFQMKRLMDLFLRENVRNGALRYGTIINDSFKKFIVCQLLDSLILCTITTIEFTILGSRYALALGVMLGICNIIPYFGSIFGSIGVVIIIACTSGINTGAIAGLVLLITQQIDGNVIQPKLMGTSFSLSPALIVIGITVGGAIAGIWGMVLAVPVVHILKIIAGDIIAARERKVREAHTDPVTVNTPLSPDDVSSGHKK, encoded by the coding sequence ATGGAAGAATTGTTGAAGAGGAAGCAGATAAGGGTATTTTTATCAAGTCTGCTGCTTGCTATGCTGGTTATAATATTTTATAAAATTGTTATGAATGTTTCAGATGTGATGATTTGGCTTAAATCATCTACAAAGGTACTTATTCCCTTCTTTTATGGATTTGTCATAGCATATCTGCTGAATATCCCATGTTCTGCACTAGAACGACGCTTAAACAGGCTTAAATCCAGTCCATTTCAAAAGAGGTCCAGAGGGATCAGTGTTTTTATCATTTATGCTTTATTTATCTCTGTTGTAGTTCTGGTTATAAACAAGGGAATTCCCCTGCTTCAGAGAAGCATATTGGATTTTATAACAAATTTCAATACTTATTATAATAACGCTATAATGGCTGTTGAACAACTGCCGTTGGAAAAATTTGGCTTATCCGATAAGCTGGGAGAGATTTTGCCGCCCCAGACTGCCTGGAAAAATGTGTTGGAGAGAATTGGCCTGAAGGAAATAATGGGCTCGCTAAATGCTGTCCTGGGAGTTACCTCCCATATTTTTAGCGGGTTTATTACAATTGTATCTTCCGTATATTTCCTTCTGGAAACTCATAATGTCAAATTTCAGATGAAGCGGCTCATGGATTTGTTTCTTCGCGAAAATGTCAGAAATGGAGCTTTAAGGTACGGAACTATTATCAATGACAGTTTTAAAAAGTTTATTGTATGCCAGCTTTTAGATTCCCTGATTTTATGTACGATTACCACCATTGAATTTACCATACTTGGTTCCAGGTATGCGTTGGCGCTTGGGGTTATGCTGGGGATCTGTAATATTATCCCATACTTCGGCTCAATTTTTGGCTCCATTGGTGTTGTGATTATCATTGCGTGTACAAGCGGAATCAATACAGGTGCGATTGCCGGCCTGGTTTTGCTTATTACTCAGCAGATTGATGGAAATGTGATACAGCCAAAGCTTATGGGAACCTCGTTTTCCTTAAGCCCGGCTTTGATTGTTATAGGGATCACTGTGGGTGGTGCAATTGCCGGGATATGGGGAATGGTTTTGGCAGTACCCGTGGTTCATATATTAAAGATTATTGCCGGGGATATCATTGCAGCCAGGGAGAGAAAGGTCCGGGAAGCTCATACAGACCCGGTCACAGTCAATACACCCCTTTCCCCTGATGATGTCTCTTCCGGTCATAAGAAATAG
- the holA gene encoding DNA polymerase III subunit delta → MQTLTQDIKNHSFKPVYLLYGEEAFLRNSYKNQMKAAITAGDTMNFNQFEGKGIDVREVISLADTMPFFAEKRLILVENSGFFKSASDEIVSYLSHMPDTTCLIFVESEVDKRSKLFKKVKELGYGAEMERQDTAQLARWAGTLLSREGKKITGRTMELFLHMAGDDMENIRMELEKLISYTLGKEVITDEDVEIICTVRTTNKIFEMVAAIVNRETKKAMDLYEDLLTLKEPPMRILFLIARQFNQILQAKELMGKGMDKGGIASKLKIPPFAAGKIMPQARTFSKDQILSYVNLCVETEEAVKTGRLNDRMAVELLLTQKY, encoded by the coding sequence ATGCAGACGCTGACTCAGGATATAAAAAACCACAGCTTCAAGCCGGTCTATCTTCTATATGGAGAAGAAGCCTTTTTGAGGAACAGCTATAAAAATCAAATGAAGGCAGCCATTACGGCAGGCGATACCATGAACTTTAATCAGTTTGAGGGAAAAGGGATCGATGTGAGGGAAGTCATCAGCCTAGCAGATACCATGCCTTTTTTCGCAGAAAAACGTCTGATCCTGGTGGAGAACAGTGGCTTTTTTAAATCGGCTTCCGATGAAATAGTATCTTATCTTTCCCATATGCCGGATACCACCTGCCTGATCTTTGTGGAATCAGAGGTAGATAAGCGGAGCAAGCTGTTTAAAAAGGTGAAGGAACTGGGGTATGGGGCAGAAATGGAACGTCAGGATACGGCCCAGCTTGCCAGATGGGCGGGGACTCTGCTTTCCAGGGAAGGAAAGAAGATCACGGGACGTACCATGGAACTGTTTCTTCACATGGCCGGAGATGATATGGAAAATATCCGCATGGAGCTGGAGAAGCTCATAAGCTATACTCTGGGAAAAGAGGTTATTACGGATGAGGATGTGGAAATCATCTGTACAGTACGGACAACCAATAAAATTTTTGAAATGGTTGCGGCGATCGTGAACAGGGAAACAAAAAAGGCAATGGATCTTTATGAGGACTTACTCACCTTAAAGGAACCTCCCATGAGGATCCTGTTTCTGATTGCCAGACAGTTTAACCAGATTTTGCAGGCAAAGGAGCTGATGGGAAAAGGAATGGATAAGGGCGGAATTGCTTCAAAGCTTAAGATACCTCCTTTTGCAGCAGGAAAGATCATGCCACAGGCAAGGACTTTTTCCAAAGATCAGATTTTGTCTTATGTAAACTTATGCGTAGAAACGGAAGAAGCAGTTAAGACCGGGAGGTTAAATGACCGAATGGCGGTGGAATTGCTGCTGACGCAAAAATATTAG
- a CDS encoding ComEC/Rec2 family competence protein: protein MLVLTSWLFIPAFLAAGIVLYGYWRGRNRLWVLLPLLFLYLGAAWAGYDCKRWEERVRTIEELSGGYAEAEGRVSSFEEKNGSLQIVLKKIKVWKQESCYLVPGLMVSVKLLGEPGTDMPLYPQRTGDNKDIGLRLGQLIKVKGEIQPFQSARNPGEFDSKGYYEGLGIDGRFLGKELEILDPRVDPLLDGIRQVREWGRSLLYKYTSKEDAGVLTAAVLGDTGGLPEDIKSLYQKNGISHLLAISGMHMSFLGLSFYRILRKTGLGLGSAGLAGAVLVVLYGILTGSGPSVVRAVIMMSVAFMASYLGRTYDLLSSASLALLLLGLKSPLLLTNGGVQLSFGAVYAIGGAGPILEKWLGRKRFLSSAVSTGVAVQIVTMPITLYHFYQIPFYGLFLNLLLIPLMDWVVCSGIGIILLGSFSPLLGIGAAGTGHYILTFYEWICKIMGGLPGYSLTFGRPEAGRLAAYGLILFAGLYCLKVWGEYEAKRTGENKEEKKKGCFGLKVLILAGMYCFCILFFKPGPVRGLEAVFLDVGQGDGILLRAGRSTVLVDGGSSSKKSLGKYSLEPCLKSMGVPVIQYAFISHGDQDHLSGVAYLLENSEDIRIENLMLPYHGREGEAIKKLEELAKQRGTKVLYVAGGGGVQVEDLRITCLYPGKEDRPETTNEESEVLIMDYGNCRMLFTGDMEERGEEELLKRPGEKQMLADVNVLKVAHHGSKYSSGEAFLDAIKPRWAVVSYGAGNSYGHPHKEVLDRLKERGTEVFKTGEGGAIMMWTDGEKIRFESFVDGEKFSRYN from the coding sequence TTGCTGGTTTTGACATCCTGGCTTTTTATTCCGGCTTTTTTAGCTGCCGGAATTGTTCTTTATGGTTATTGGAGAGGCAGAAACCGGCTTTGGGTTCTTTTGCCTCTTCTTTTTTTATACCTGGGTGCGGCATGGGCCGGATACGATTGCAAAAGGTGGGAGGAGAGAGTAAGAACCATTGAGGAGCTTTCCGGTGGTTATGCGGAAGCAGAGGGAAGGGTTTCTTCCTTTGAAGAAAAGAATGGATCGCTTCAGATTGTTTTAAAGAAAATCAAGGTATGGAAGCAGGAGAGCTGCTATTTAGTTCCAGGTCTGATGGTGTCTGTGAAGCTTTTAGGAGAGCCGGGTACAGACATGCCGTTATATCCTCAAAGAACTGGTGATAATAAAGATATAGGTCTGCGCCTGGGACAGCTTATCAAAGTAAAGGGAGAGATACAGCCTTTTCAATCAGCCAGGAATCCGGGGGAATTTGACAGCAAGGGATATTATGAGGGGCTGGGGATTGACGGAAGGTTTCTTGGGAAGGAGCTGGAGATTCTGGATCCAAGAGTAGATCCTCTCTTAGATGGGATACGCCAGGTCAGGGAATGGGGTCGTTCCCTCCTTTATAAGTATACCTCCAAAGAAGATGCCGGTGTATTAACAGCTGCTGTATTGGGGGATACGGGCGGGCTTCCGGAAGATATTAAATCTTTATATCAGAAGAACGGAATCTCCCATCTTCTTGCAATCAGCGGTATGCATATGTCCTTCCTTGGTCTTTCTTTTTACCGGATTTTAAGGAAAACAGGACTGGGTCTTGGAAGCGCAGGTTTGGCAGGAGCTGTCCTGGTTGTATTATACGGGATTTTAACAGGCAGCGGTCCTTCGGTGGTGAGGGCAGTGATTATGATGTCTGTCGCATTTATGGCCTCCTATCTTGGAAGGACCTATGACCTTTTATCCTCCGCTTCCCTGGCGCTGCTGCTTCTGGGACTAAAGTCACCTCTCCTCCTTACGAATGGAGGTGTTCAGCTGTCCTTTGGTGCTGTTTATGCCATCGGTGGGGCAGGCCCCATCCTTGAAAAATGGCTTGGAAGGAAGAGGTTCCTGTCAAGTGCTGTTTCCACAGGAGTGGCGGTACAAATAGTCACCATGCCAATTACCCTATATCATTTTTATCAGATTCCTTTCTATGGACTATTTTTAAATCTTTTGCTTATTCCATTAATGGATTGGGTGGTTTGTTCCGGAATCGGAATTATTTTACTTGGAAGCTTCAGTCCCCTTCTTGGGATCGGAGCGGCGGGAACAGGACATTACATTCTTACCTTTTATGAATGGATCTGCAAGATCATGGGGGGACTTCCAGGGTACAGCCTGACCTTTGGCAGACCGGAAGCTGGACGGCTGGCGGCATACGGACTTATTCTGTTCGCAGGGCTTTACTGTTTGAAAGTCTGGGGGGAGTATGAGGCTAAAAGAACCGGTGAGAATAAGGAAGAGAAAAAGAAAGGGTGCTTTGGATTAAAAGTTCTTATACTGGCAGGGATGTATTGCTTTTGCATTCTGTTTTTTAAGCCTGGTCCTGTGAGAGGTCTGGAAGCAGTGTTTCTTGATGTGGGACAAGGGGATGGCATCCTGCTGCGGGCAGGAAGGTCTACAGTTTTAGTGGATGGTGGAAGCTCTTCTAAAAAGTCTCTGGGCAAATATTCTCTGGAGCCTTGTTTAAAAAGTATGGGAGTACCTGTGATCCAATATGCATTTATCAGTCATGGGGATCAGGATCATTTAAGCGGTGTCGCCTATCTTTTGGAAAACAGTGAAGATATAAGAATTGAAAATCTCATGCTTCCCTATCATGGTAGAGAGGGTGAGGCAATAAAGAAGCTGGAAGAACTTGCAAAGCAGCGGGGGACGAAAGTGTTGTACGTGGCAGGAGGGGGTGGGGTTCAGGTAGAGGATCTTCGCATTACCTGTCTGTATCCAGGAAAAGAAGACCGGCCGGAAACCACCAATGAGGAGTCAGAAGTATTAATAATGGACTACGGAAACTGCCGTATGCTGTTTACAGGAGATATGGAAGAAAGAGGAGAAGAAGAACTTCTTAAAAGGCCTGGGGAAAAGCAGATGCTGGCAGATGTGAATGTGCTGAAGGTGGCTCATCATGGTTCGAAATATTCTTCCGGGGAGGCGTTCCTCGACGCCATAAAGCCCCGGTGGGCTGTGGTGTCTTATGGGGCGGGCAATTCTTATGGACACCCTCATAAAGAGGTTTTGGACCGCTTAAAAGAGAGAGGAACTGAGGTTTTTAAAACAGGAGAAGGAGGGGCCATAATGATGTGGACCGATGGGGAGAAGATCCGGTTTGAAAGTTTCGTTGACGGAGAGAAGTTCTCCCGTTATAATTAG